One Streptomyces sp. ML-6 genomic region harbors:
- a CDS encoding DUF6760 family protein: protein MTYALPRLREEIAYVAYHFHWQREDILDLTHGERQQWVREIARINTRVNEGG, encoded by the coding sequence GTGACGTACGCGCTTCCCCGTCTGCGGGAGGAGATCGCGTACGTCGCCTACCACTTCCATTGGCAGCGTGAGGACATTCTCGACCTCACCCACGGCGAGCGTCAGCAGTGGGTCCGGGAGATAGCGCGGATCAACACCCGCGTCAACGAAGGCGGGTGA
- a CDS encoding phage tail protein, with the protein MAEGDALSTHVFGVQLGGYLVESIQEVSGLTVEEEVVEVRQVTAEGKQIIRKQPGARQAGEVTITRGLDKSSEFTKWIKETLNNGAVDTARQNLTIEIKDSKGDTVRRIQLMQGWASKWEGPSLKAGESSPATETVTITFEEIVVE; encoded by the coding sequence ATGGCAGAGGGCGACGCTCTTTCCACCCACGTCTTCGGCGTGCAGCTCGGCGGCTATCTCGTCGAGTCGATCCAGGAGGTCAGCGGTCTGACCGTCGAGGAAGAAGTCGTCGAGGTCCGTCAGGTGACCGCCGAGGGCAAGCAGATCATCCGCAAGCAGCCCGGCGCGCGCCAGGCGGGCGAGGTGACGATCACCCGCGGGCTCGACAAGAGCAGCGAGTTCACCAAGTGGATCAAGGAGACGCTCAACAACGGGGCCGTCGACACCGCGCGCCAGAACCTGACCATCGAGATCAAGGACTCGAAGGGTGACACGGTCCGGCGCATCCAGTTGATGCAGGGCTGGGCCAGCAAGTGGGAGGGCCCGTCCCTGAAGGCCGGCGAGTCCAGCCCGGCCACGGAGACGGTCACCATCACCTTCGAGGAGATCGTGGTCGAATGA
- a CDS encoding phage tail sheath family protein, whose amino-acid sequence MPSYLTPGVYVEEVQSGARPIEGVGTAIAAFVGFSETGPFHQPTLVTNWDQYVQVFGTHAPGTYLTRAVHGYFANGGGAAYVVRVGGAAQDPAAGGAAPSVALGGFQVSARPGAGGDLSVEVADAEGENPPEDRFRLLVRQAGKVVETFDVSLRKSVKGYLVTQVRQSKLIEVVEQPGAAQSRPANQVLPLSPAAAGPGAGAAPVDLAEFVGDSSQRTGIAGLEAIDEITMVAVPDLMSAHQRGAVDAEGVKTVQLALISHCEQMGDRVAVLDTPPGMNAQRVRAWRNDDAGFDSRYATVYYPWISVFDPEAGRNSLMPPSGHVSGVWARSDGERGVHKAPANEVIRGALDLEIRLSKGEQDLLNPIGVNCVRAFPGRGIRIWGARTLSSDPAWRYLNVRRLFNYLEESILLGTQWVVFEPNDDRLWSSIRRNVTAFLTEEWRRGALFGRTAEEAFYVKCDRDNNPQESIDLGQVVCEIGVAPVKPAEFVVFRLSQFSDSTSLVNE is encoded by the coding sequence ATGCCGTCGTACCTCACCCCCGGCGTATACGTGGAGGAGGTGCAGTCCGGAGCACGGCCCATCGAAGGAGTCGGCACGGCGATCGCAGCCTTCGTAGGTTTCTCGGAGACCGGCCCCTTCCACCAGCCGACCCTGGTGACCAACTGGGACCAGTACGTCCAGGTCTTCGGCACCCACGCACCCGGCACGTATCTGACGCGCGCGGTCCACGGCTACTTCGCCAACGGCGGCGGCGCGGCCTACGTCGTGCGGGTGGGCGGCGCCGCGCAGGACCCGGCCGCCGGCGGGGCTGCCCCGTCCGTCGCGCTCGGGGGCTTCCAGGTGTCCGCCCGGCCCGGCGCGGGCGGCGACCTCTCGGTGGAGGTCGCCGACGCGGAGGGGGAGAACCCCCCGGAGGACCGGTTCCGGCTGCTGGTGCGGCAGGCCGGCAAGGTGGTGGAGACCTTCGACGTCTCCCTCCGCAAGAGCGTCAAGGGCTACCTGGTCACCCAGGTCCGCCAGTCCAAGCTGATCGAGGTCGTCGAGCAGCCCGGCGCGGCCCAGAGCCGTCCCGCGAACCAGGTCCTCCCGCTCTCGCCCGCCGCCGCGGGCCCGGGGGCCGGCGCCGCGCCCGTGGACCTGGCCGAGTTCGTCGGGGACTCGTCGCAGCGCACCGGGATCGCGGGGCTCGAGGCGATCGACGAGATCACCATGGTCGCCGTTCCGGACCTGATGAGCGCCCACCAGCGCGGGGCCGTCGACGCCGAGGGCGTCAAGACCGTCCAGCTCGCGCTGATCTCGCACTGTGAGCAGATGGGCGACCGGGTCGCCGTACTGGACACCCCGCCGGGCATGAACGCGCAGCGGGTCCGTGCCTGGCGCAACGACGACGCCGGATTCGACTCCCGCTACGCGACCGTGTACTACCCGTGGATCAGCGTCTTCGACCCGGAGGCCGGCCGCAACTCCCTGATGCCGCCGAGCGGTCACGTCTCCGGCGTGTGGGCGCGCAGCGACGGCGAGCGCGGTGTGCACAAGGCCCCCGCCAACGAGGTCATCCGCGGGGCGCTGGACCTGGAGATCCGGCTCAGCAAGGGCGAGCAGGACCTGCTGAACCCGATCGGCGTCAACTGCGTGCGCGCCTTCCCCGGCCGCGGCATCCGGATCTGGGGCGCCCGCACGCTCTCGTCCGACCCGGCCTGGCGCTACCTCAACGTGCGCCGTCTCTTCAACTACCTGGAGGAGTCGATCCTCCTGGGCACCCAGTGGGTGGTGTTCGAGCCGAACGACGACCGCCTGTGGTCGAGCATCCGGCGCAACGTGACCGCCTTCCTCACCGAGGAATGGCGCCGGGGCGCACTCTTCGGCCGCACGGCCGAGGAGGCGTTCTACGTCAAGTGCGACCGCGACAACAATCCGCAGGAGTCGATCGACCTCGGCCAGGTCGTGTGCGAGATCGGCGTGGCACCGGTGAAGCCCGCGGAGTTCGTGGTCTTCCGCCTCTCGCAGTTCTCCGACAGCACCAGCCTCGTCAACGAGTGA
- a CDS encoding hydrolytic protein, whose product MSTVTVSPGAEATTTLTVRNDGDIVEAYTLEVVGDCAAWSTVEPARVSLYPGTSEVVAVRLAPPRSHEVRAGETPLGVRVLPAERPESVAVPETTVVVEPFHELRGQLEPRRRRGWRGARFRTAVQNRGNTPVGVVFTGTQEGEELRLALSPGQRRLEPGESAEVGLRVRAQKLIWFGTPATWPFEVEAAERTEGEAEDGQPRRPETLPGEFAQIPVLPRWLLIVLAALLALLLAWFALVRPAVKSTAKQAVTDAAEKERRGGGQQGGASSGGSGDASGGQGQDGSQKPRPGRSPGGSGGSGSTSGAGGDGHQQMSETIDVQVGSGGTRKKPYRVPEGKVFGVTDLVVANFQGDEGVLTITFGNRKITTIALETFRNQDYHWVTPIEIPENETVTASVTCNKPGTPATGTQAAGCHQVVNVSGILRDLEP is encoded by the coding sequence ATGTCCACGGTGACGGTGTCGCCCGGCGCCGAGGCGACGACGACCCTGACCGTGCGCAACGACGGCGACATCGTCGAGGCCTACACGCTCGAAGTGGTCGGCGACTGCGCCGCGTGGAGCACCGTGGAGCCGGCGCGCGTCTCGCTCTATCCGGGCACCTCCGAGGTGGTGGCCGTACGGCTCGCGCCGCCCCGTTCCCACGAGGTCCGGGCCGGGGAGACGCCCCTGGGGGTACGCGTCCTGCCTGCGGAGCGCCCCGAGTCGGTGGCGGTCCCCGAGACCACCGTGGTCGTCGAGCCCTTCCACGAGCTCCGGGGGCAGCTCGAGCCCCGTCGGCGCCGCGGCTGGCGGGGGGCCCGGTTCCGGACCGCGGTGCAGAACCGGGGGAACACCCCGGTCGGCGTCGTGTTCACCGGCACGCAGGAGGGGGAGGAGCTCCGGCTGGCCCTCTCCCCCGGCCAACGGCGCCTGGAGCCGGGCGAGTCCGCCGAGGTGGGACTGCGGGTGCGGGCCCAGAAGCTGATCTGGTTCGGCACGCCGGCCACCTGGCCGTTCGAGGTCGAGGCCGCCGAGAGGACCGAGGGGGAGGCCGAGGACGGGCAGCCCCGCCGGCCGGAGACGCTGCCCGGCGAGTTCGCCCAGATCCCGGTACTGCCCAGGTGGCTGCTGATCGTGCTGGCCGCGTTGCTCGCCCTGCTGCTCGCGTGGTTCGCGCTGGTCAGGCCCGCGGTGAAAAGTACCGCGAAACAAGCGGTGACCGACGCCGCGGAGAAGGAGCGGCGGGGCGGCGGGCAGCAGGGCGGGGCCTCGTCCGGCGGCTCGGGCGACGCCTCCGGCGGTCAGGGGCAGGACGGGAGCCAGAAGCCCCGGCCCGGCCGGTCCCCCGGCGGCTCGGGCGGCTCCGGCTCGACGTCGGGCGCGGGCGGCGACGGCCACCAGCAGATGTCGGAGACGATCGACGTGCAGGTCGGCTCGGGGGGCACGAGGAAGAAGCCGTACCGGGTACCCGAGGGGAAGGTGTTCGGCGTCACGGACCTCGTGGTGGCGAACTTCCAGGGCGACGAAGGGGTACTGACCATCACGTTCGGGAACCGGAAGATCACCACCATCGCCCTGGAGACCTTCCGCAACCAGGACTATCACTGGGTCACCCCCATCGAGATTCCGGAGAACGAAACGGTCACCGCTTCCGTGACGTGCAACAAACCGGGTACTCCGGCCACCGGAACGCAGGCAGCCGGATGCCACCAAGTGGTCAACGTCAGCGGCATCCTGCGCGACCTCGAACCGTAG
- a CDS encoding LuxR C-terminal-related transcriptional regulator: protein MTTTDVKSEAAARGQFRRPTASERSAQRRARKTPAGRVSVAVYAEDLILQTGVIHQLRPRPEIELTTEAEADRAQVSLVVVDMVDEPTVRLLSRLQRNTATRTGLVVGFFESGALQTLIECGVAAVLRRGEADQDRLVHLVTAIANGEGVLPGDLLGKLLDHVSSLQRTVLDPRGLSLSTLTAREAEMIRLVSEGFGTAEIAQKTSYSERTVKNVLHEMATRLELRNRAHAVGYAMRHGLI from the coding sequence ATGACGACGACAGACGTGAAGAGCGAGGCGGCGGCGCGCGGACAGTTCCGCAGGCCCACCGCTTCGGAACGCTCCGCCCAGCGCCGCGCGCGGAAGACTCCCGCGGGCAGGGTCTCCGTGGCGGTGTACGCGGAGGACCTGATCCTCCAGACAGGCGTGATACACCAGTTGCGCCCGCGCCCCGAGATAGAACTGACGACGGAGGCCGAGGCCGACCGGGCCCAGGTCTCCTTAGTGGTGGTGGACATGGTGGACGAACCCACCGTCCGGCTCCTCTCCAGACTCCAGCGCAACACCGCCACCCGCACCGGACTCGTCGTCGGCTTCTTCGAATCGGGCGCGCTCCAGACCCTGATCGAGTGCGGTGTGGCCGCCGTGCTCAGGCGCGGGGAGGCCGACCAGGACCGCCTCGTCCATCTGGTGACGGCGATAGCCAACGGCGAGGGCGTACTCCCGGGCGACCTGCTCGGAAAGCTCCTCGACCACGTCAGCAGCCTCCAGCGCACGGTCCTCGACCCCCGGGGGCTCTCGCTCTCCACCCTCACGGCACGGGAGGCGGAGATGATCCGACTGGTGTCGGAGGGCTTCGGCACGGCGGAGATCGCGCAGAAGACCTCGTACTCCGAACGCACCGTCAAGAACGTGCTGCACGAGATGGCGACCCGGCTCGAACTGCGCAACCGGGCCCACGCCGTCGGCTACGCCATGCGCCACGGGCTCATCTGA